Below is a window of Malania oleifera isolate guangnan ecotype guangnan chromosome 1, ASM2987363v1, whole genome shotgun sequence DNA.
GGCAGCGACGGCGGATCCACTTCAAATCAACCGCAGCAGTCCACGAAGAGGAAGAGGGGCCGTACAGATTCGAAGGCTGCGGCCGGAGGACCCAGCCGTTCATCGGCGAAGCCAAAGTTCGATGCGCCGGACGTGGCGAGCCCCTGCAGCGTGTGCGGGAAGCGGTTCGCGTCGTGGAAGGCGCTGTTCGGGCACATGCGGAGCCACCCGGACCGGCAGTGGCGGGGGGTGCACCCGCCGCCCACTTTCAACCGAGAAGGTTCGCCGGAGAATGTTGGGCAGGCGGCACCGGGCGGCGATCAAGAGGTGGCGGGTTATCTATTGAAGTTGGCGACGCAAGTGAAGAGCGCGATGGAGAAGCAACAGCATATGTATGAGTCTGGTGGTGCAAGGCCGTCGAGCACAACTGCTGATCCAAGGAGGGGCTTGCACTTCGATTTGAACCTGCAGCCTCATGATGACTATTTGGACCAAGGTCTCCCTTCTAATGATCCTGTTTCTTCTTCTGTGGCTGCTTTTGCCATTGATCTTAACATGCCTGCGCCTCCGGACAGCGATGAGGGTGGTGACGATGAGTGattcacacatgcatgcatgcatgattcCATGCgtggatggatggatggatgcaggcatgcatgcatgcatgactcCGTGGATTGTTCTTGGTTTAAGTGCCTCATCGTccgtttttaattttttttttcctgatcaGTAGTTTGAATTTCTGGAAGTACAGTACGTAAGTGGACGTGCATGGCGGGGGGAAGTAGAACAGGTGATGATTTCTGGAGGAGGGGGGGTTTAGATTTTGTTGGGTGGTGTGAGTTCTAGATCTATCGTGGATGATGGGAGCACCCTTGCTAGTATGTTGCTACGTACTCTGTATGGGGTGGGGATCgtgtttctctctcttttttattttttttttcaaattgtgaTTTATGAGTCTGAAATATTTGAAAGTTTAATTTCTTGTTTGTTTCTTAATGATTGGTTTCCT
It encodes the following:
- the LOC131164756 gene encoding zinc finger protein ZAT3-like, producing MDNPSGGSPGKSPSGLDPNRQPENTNGSDGGSTSNQPQQSTKRKRGRTDSKAAAGGPSRSSAKPKFDAPDVASPCSVCGKRFASWKALFGHMRSHPDRQWRGVHPPPTFNREGSPENVGQAAPGGDQEVAGYLLKLATQVKSAMEKQQHMYESGGARPSSTTADPRRGLHFDLNLQPHDDYLDQGLPSNDPVSSSVAAFAIDLNMPAPPDSDEGGDDE